The Anaplasma platys genome segment GTAGGGTAGTCAGGATTGCACCGTCATCTAAAGTGTGAATAATGTGAAGGTTTGCTGTATGAGCACGGAGATAAAATGAAAAGGGCCATAGTTTTTGGGGGCAGCGGGTTTATCGGGAAAGCCCTAGTTGGCAACTTAGTAAAGCAGAAGTATTGCGTGAATGTTTATACGCGTAATTACGATAAAGCAATGGTCCTAAAGCTTTTTGGCAATCTGGGACAGGTCGATATAACTGTTGGGTCACTGTCCAATGCGGTGTTTATAAAAAAGCTCGTCTCCGAGTGTGATGTTGTCATCAATCTTGTAGGCGCCATACACACGCCCCGGCATGATGTGATGCGGTTTTTGCATACAACGTTTCCTGGCAATATTGCCACCCTGGCCCAGAAGTATCAGAAAAAATTCGTGCATTTCTCCGCTATGGGCGCTGATATTGCTTTGAGTTCCTTCTATGCTCAGAGCAAACTAGATGGTGAGCGCTTAGTCCGTGAACTCTGTCCATCTTCTATAATCATTAGACCCAATTTGGTTTTTGGTGAAGAAGATAGTTTTTTCGGTCGGTTTGCGCGTGTTGCACAGATAATGCCCTTTCTACCGGTTTTTGGTGGGGGAAAAAATCTAGTACAGCCAGTATATGTTAGGGATGTGGTAGATCTTGCAGCGAGTTTGATAACAGGGCCGTGGGAAGGAGGTGTTCACGAAATATGTGGCCCCCAGGCGTATTCTCTACGCGAGCTTATGAAGTTTATCCTTCAAGTCACTGAGAGGAACCGCCCAGTGGTGAGTATTCCCTTTTTTATGGCTAAAATCATGGCGTTCTTTTGTGAGTTCAAGCTGGTGAGTTTTGTCACACAACCGCTTACCGGAGACTACAACCCATTGGTAACACGGGATCAGATTGAGCTTATGAAATACGATCTTGTTCCCACTAGTGATACCCAAGTGACCGTGGGACGTGTTGCGATAGAACGCGTTGTTCCAGAGGCTTTAGCTGTTTACAGAAAAGTAGTCAGGTAACTAGGTTAGTTAAGCAGCGCGCATTGAGTTTTTTACTCTAACTCCCCTTCAGGGTAAAGCCCAGTGAAGCATGCATCGCAGTACTGCGGTGCCTTATTATTGCGTTTTTCACCGCGGATCGCTTTGTAAAGACCGTCGATGCTTATAAAAGACAGGCTATCACAGTTCAGCATCTCAGTGAGCTGCGGGATTGTTAGCTTGTTGGCTACTAGCTTTGATCTTATTGGGGTGTCTATCCCGTAAAAACATGAATACACCGTTGGCGGGCTTGAAATACGCAGGTGTATGTTTTTGGTGCCAGCTCTTCTAAGAAGCGCTATCACTTCGCGCAGTGTCGTGCCACGCACTATACTGTCGTCCACTAGCACGATGTTTTTTCCGTTTAGTAGCGCCGCGTTCGCATTATGCTTCAGCTCAACGCCTAATTTTCTTGCACTGCTTGAGGGTTGAATAAATGTGCGACCAACGTAGTGGTTCCTTATTATTCCGAACTCGAAGGGAATTCCGGCTTTGGTCGCGTAACCCATAGCAGCGGGTATTCCAGAATCTGGCACGGGCACTACCATGTCCACATCCTCCGGTGGTGGGCTTTCGATTGCCAGTTCTGCCCCGATGTTCTTGCGTGCTTCATAAACCGGACGGTGGTCAATTACGCTGTCTGGCCGAGCAAAATATATATATTCAAAGATACAAAAACTGGACTTTACGCTTTCGAAAGGAAAAACACTGCTTATATTGTTTTCTTTATCTATGACTATCAACTCTCCAGGAGAGATTTCGCGCACAAACTCAGCTCCCACTATGTCGAGAGCGCAAGTTTCAGATGCCAGGACATAAGAACCGTCAACAAGTCCCAAAACCAGCGGCCGTATGCCATGGGCATCCCTAATACCGATCAATGTGTCTTCTGCAACAATTATCAGGGCGAATGCGCCGCGTAGCTTTTTTATGGCGGCGACAACACTACCGACCAGCGTAGCCTCATCAGCAATGGCAATCAGATGTGCCACAATCTCGGTATCAATTTCTGAGACGAAAGTCCGCCCTGCGCGCAACAATTCCTCTCGATACCTTGTTGCATTGGTCAAATTGCCGTTGTGTGCCACGGCTAGCGGACCAAACTTGCTATCCACAATGAAGGGCTGCATTCCACTAGGCGTTGCCCCGCCACTTGTGGAATAGCGCACGTGTCCTACGGCTAGATTTCCTGTTAATGTACTCACCAAGGGTTGGGAAAATACACTATTAACGTGGCCCCCACTATAGTGGGACGCGAACTTTTTCACTCCCCTTTCGGCGAGAGCAAAACCAAAAGATTCCTGGCCGCGATGCTGTAGGGCGTCATGATATTGTTGCGTTCGCCCAGGCCGTAGGACGGACAAGCCCATCAATTGACCAGAGCGATAAATTCCTAGAGGAGCTGAAGAATACGAAAGCGGCGGAGATCGTTAAATTTGCTGAGGCTGTTGGCACATCGGCAAAGGATATTGATGGAAAGGTTTGTAAGAATAACAACGGAGATGCCACGGGCAGCTGGAAGTGCTTGCAGACTGACAACGTCGGCGACACTACGGCGAGGGAGTTGAGTAAGATATTTACGAAGGCGGGCGTGGATGAGACCGCCAAGGGCAAAGCATGGCCTAACGGGAGCGACGGCGCTGCGAAAGCGGAAGACCTAAGTACTGCGTTGAATAGAGAACTAACCAGCGCCGAAAAGAACAAGGTAGCTGGCCTGCTAACGAGGACTATATCCGGTGGTGAGGTAGCTTAGGTTCGTCGACTTATGGCAGAAGCTGGTGCAGGTTTTGTGCGAGAGACTGGTGCGAAGGAGTAAATAAAACGAATCCTTGCATGAGACCCAATATGGCAACAACGGTGTTGTCTGGCACAATTCCCGCGAGGCCATTCGCGTGACCAGCGGGATAGCTTTGGTGATAAATCAGATCTCAGTGGTTTTCTTTGGGGGACGACGTGTTAGCAAGTGAGACGGTGGCGACGAATTTAGATGTGTCCCCGGCAAGCAGAATAGGAATCTGGGCAGCAATTTTGTCTACTACTGACATTGCGGCGCTGTCATTGCGGAACTCCGACAACACATAGTCTGAAAGGTTACACAGCTCATCCCTGCCCACGCCAAACCTAACGCGCCAATAGTCAGTTCCTATGGCACTGTCTATAGAACGAATGCCATTGTGTCCGGCGCTACTGCCCCCTAGCTTCACTCTTATAACTCCGGGCTGTAGGGCAACGTCATCGTGAAAGACTATTACTCGCTCAGGCTTTAGCATCGTTGTTGCGCTAGCTACTGCAATTCCAGAGTTGTTCATGTAAAGCTGCGGTTTCATTAGCATTACTCTGTGTGGCGCTATCTCCCCTGTAGATACCAGAGAGTCATGCTTTTTGGTAAAGCTGGTAAACTCGTAGAAATGCGCCACAGCATCGATTATCATGAACCCGACATTGTGACGCGTCAAAGAATAACGCTGCCCAGGGTTTCCTAAACCTATAAGCAACAGCATCGTACTGTTTTACTGACCAGCAGGTTGGGAATCATCTGTGGGTGCTGCCGCTTCTGACTCCTCAACAGCAGTTTCAGATGCAGAAACTGTAACTAGTACAGGATCCTCTTCCTTCATAACAACATGAATATTGTCTGCCAGTTTCAAATCGCTTACATGCAATGAGTGCCCCATCGATAAGTCAAGCAGATCGACTTCGAGCGCTTTAGGAATGCTATTAGGTGTGCAACGCACTAGCAAAGAACGGTGTAACACGTTAAGTACCCCGCCCCGCTTGACGCCAATGCACTTTTGTTCGTTTAAAAATACCAAAGGCACTTCGATCTTAATTTCGGCATTTTGATCAACAAACTGAAAGTCCACATGGGTGATAGCGCCGCTGACAGGATGCTTTTGTATTTCCTTTGTGAGGACGTACTCTCTTTTGTTACCTACGTACAACTCTATAAGTTTTGAAAAAATAGAAAACGTGCGACACTTCTTGAGAAAATCTCCCTGTGACAGGTATATGTTCATGGGGTCACGGTTCTTCCCGTATATTACAGCCGGTATAAAGCCAGCTGCCCGTAAAGCGCGAGCACTACCTGTGCCACACTTTTCACGTACAGAGGCATCTACCTTTATCATGTCATCATGATCCATCTCGAACTCCTCTAAAAACAATAAACTGCACCATCCATAAGGTGCAACTCCTCAGAATATCGCAATACTTTGCGGTCTTAAAGGTGTTTTTTGGTAAAAACAAAGGATGTGACAAACGTAGTGTGTGGTTCTTGCTACGTTGACTCCACTGCA includes the following:
- a CDS encoding complex I NDUFA9 subunit family protein, which gives rise to MKRAIVFGGSGFIGKALVGNLVKQKYCVNVYTRNYDKAMVLKLFGNLGQVDITVGSLSNAVFIKKLVSECDVVINLVGAIHTPRHDVMRFLHTTFPGNIATLAQKYQKKFVHFSAMGADIALSSFYAQSKLDGERLVRELCPSSIIIRPNLVFGEEDSFFGRFARVAQIMPFLPVFGGGKNLVQPVYVRDVVDLAASLITGPWEGGVHEICGPQAYSLRELMKFILQVTERNRPVVSIPFFMAKIMAFFCEFKLVSFVTQPLTGDYNPLVTRDQIELMKYDLVPTSDTQVTVGRVAIERVVPEALAVYRKVVR
- a CDS encoding 50S ribosomal protein L25/general stress protein Ctc: MDHDDMIKVDASVREKCGTGSARALRAAGFIPAVIYGKNRDPMNIYLSQGDFLKKCRTFSIFSKLIELYVGNKREYVLTKEIQKHPVSGAITHVDFQFVDQNAEIKIEVPLVFLNEQKCIGVKRGGVLNVLHRSLLVRCTPNSIPKALEVDLLDLSMGHSLHVSDLKLADNIHVVMKEEDPVLVTVSASETAVEESEAAAPTDDSQPAGQ
- the purF gene encoding amidophosphoribosyltransferase, yielding MGLSVLRPGRTQQYHDALQHRGQESFGFALAERGVKKFASHYSGGHVNSVFSQPLVSTLTGNLAVGHVRYSTSGGATPSGMQPFIVDSKFGPLAVAHNGNLTNATRYREELLRAGRTFVSEIDTEIVAHLIAIADEATLVGSVVAAIKKLRGAFALIIVAEDTLIGIRDAHGIRPLVLGLVDGSYVLASETCALDIVGAEFVREISPGELIVIDKENNISSVFPFESVKSSFCIFEYIYFARPDSVIDHRPVYEARKNIGAELAIESPPPEDVDMVVPVPDSGIPAAMGYATKAGIPFEFGIIRNHYVGRTFIQPSSSARKLGVELKHNANAALLNGKNIVLVDDSIVRGTTLREVIALLRRAGTKNIHLRISSPPTVYSCFYGIDTPIRSKLVANKLTIPQLTEMLNCDSLSFISIDGLYKAIRGEKRNNKAPQYCDACFTGLYPEGELE
- the pth gene encoding aminoacyl-tRNA hydrolase, with translation MLLLIGLGNPGQRYSLTRHNVGFMIIDAVAHFYEFTSFTKKHDSLVSTGEIAPHRVMLMKPQLYMNNSGIAVASATTMLKPERVIVFHDDVALQPGVIRVKLGGSSAGHNGIRSIDSAIGTDYWRVRFGVGRDELCNLSDYVLSEFRNDSAAMSVVDKIAAQIPILLAGDTSKFVATVSLANTSSPKENH